AGGACGGTTCGGGCGACCTCGATAATCTGCACGGGAACTGGCCGCTCGCGAATCAGGAAATGGCGGCGGCGCTCAAGTTCATGGGGTACGACTACAAATTCGAGTTCGGGACCGAAGGGCACAACGCCAAGCACGGTGGCGCGATTTTGCCCGACTCCTTGCGCTGGCTCTGGAGGGACCATTCACCGTAACAAACTCGGGTTGCAGGCATAGGCCGTTTGACAAGTTTCGTCTCGAATTCTGCGATTAAATTAGGCTTTGATTTCGGCTTCTCGCGGAGCTATGAAGGGGCCGCCGGGAAAGCCCAAACGTTTTGACACGGTCGCAATTAACAGACGCCAAATCGCAGGTGTTGTGTCCCCCCGCTGCGTAACCGGAGAACGATGAAAATGAACTCGAAAGCAATTGGAGCAACGATCGGTCTCGCACTGATGCTTACATGCAGTTGCGGGAAGAAGGAGGCAGAAGCGCCATCGTCGTCTGAGCAGACCAAGCCCGCCAATGGTCTCGGCTCGCAGGCCAGGGACGCCGCCAACGCCGCCGCGACCGAGGTCAAAGAAACGGCCCAAAAAGTT
This genomic stretch from Candidatus Angelobacter sp. harbors:
- a CDS encoding esterase family protein; amino-acid sequence: DGSGDLDNLHGNWPLANQEMAAALKFMGYDYKFEFGTEGHNAKHGGAILPDSLRWLWRDHSP